The proteins below come from a single Xenopus tropicalis strain Nigerian chromosome 9, UCB_Xtro_10.0, whole genome shotgun sequence genomic window:
- the pigq gene encoding phosphatidylinositol N-acetylglucosaminyltransferase subunit Q isoform X1 yields MAVKIFFPTCCSAAESGLLIGRWISEHRSAVVLATLHFPFIPGQVKQYLARLQQSTGLSLSVLGTWSHQKAEKDEKMQSFLDDLSSIFSHRPWLRISREGSSKFWGCSIDRCDNEDQKEVVLVYYDEKKLMLSELHSVTENSEIASVFATVAKSRPLFATHKYDEGPIKLTHWQSEGVEASIIVELVKQASVPVCAVLSFLVSLLTSVCNLRVLSGKPLSFLWNKLSTSEQLGKRLEDIRLVSSAERAKDHIQFMRKSNTVVSILLDMALGILLMSWLYRENRISQLADTLMPVADRVALELQGLLQWLMGAPAGLKMNRALDEVLGRFFLYHIHLWISYIRLMSPFIEVILWYIGLSACLGLSVALSILSDIIALLTFHIYCFYVYGARLYCFKMHGLSSLWRLFRGKKWNVLRQRVDSCSYDLDQLFLGTLLFTILLFLLPTTALYYLVFTLLRLLVVLVQGVIHLIVDLLNTLPLYAMVLRLCRSYRLAAGVKFRMLEQQTGKPLRLLMQINPLPFSGVLKSYMLPSNQCCPKDSWGSLCRKLFIGELIYPWKQKGNKQD; encoded by the exons ATGGCTGTTAAGATATTCTTCCCAACCTGTTGCTCAGCTGCAGAGAGTGGGCTTCTTATCGGCCGCTGGATTTCAGAACACCGTTCTGCCGTGGTCCTAGCCACACTGCACTTCCCCTTTATCCCTGGCCAAGTGAAGCAGTACCTGGCACGGCTGCAGCAGAGTACGGGGCTGAGCCTCTCTGTACTGGGAACTTGGAGTCACCAGAAGGCCGAAAAGGATGAGAAAATGCAGTCGTTTTTAGATGACTTGAGCAGCATCTTCAGTCACCGGCCTTGGCTGCGGATATCAAGGGAAGGGTCTAGCAAGTTTTGGGGCTGCAGTATTGATAGATGTGACAACGAGGATCAGAAGGAGGTGGTTTTGGTGTACTACGATGAGAAGAAATTAATGCTGTCGGAGCTGCACTCTGTCACAGAGAACTCGGAAATAGCCTCCGTGTTTGCTACTGTGGCAAAGAGCCGGCCTCTCTTTGCCACACACAAGTATGATGAAGGCCCaataaagctcacccactggcaGTCAGAAGGAGTGGAGGCCAGTATTATTGTGGAGCTGGTCAAGCAAGCGTCCGTTCCTGTGTGCGCAGTCTTGTCATTCCTCGTCTCATTGCTTACCAGCGTATGTAATCTCAG GGTACTTAGTGGAAAACCCCTGTCCTTTCTATGGAACAAGCTGTCAACATCCGAGCAGTTGGGAAAACGCCTGGAGGATATCAGACTGGTTAGCAGCGCAGAGAGAGCCAAGGATCATATACAGTTCATGAG GAAGTCCAACACTGTCGTTTCCATTCTATTAGACATGGCCCTGGGGATTTTACTGATGTCCTGGCTGTACAGAGAGAACCGAATCAGTCAGCTGGCCGACACACTCATGCCCGTTGCTGAT CGTGTTGCTTTGGAGCTGCAGGGGCTGCTGCAGTGGCTTATGGGTGCTCCGGCTGGATTAAAAATGAACCGAGCTCTGGATGAAGTCTTGGGACGCTTCTTTTTGTACCATATCCACCTCTGGATCA GTTACATTCGCCTGATGTCCCCATTTATCGAAGTCATCCTGTGGTACATTGGCTTGTCAGCCTGTCTGGGCTTGTCAGTTGCTCTGTCCATCCTCTCGGATATCATTGCCCTCCTTACATTTCATATATATTGTTTCTATGTTTATGGAGCTCG CCTGTATTGCTTCAAGATGCACGGACTCTCTTCTCTCTGGCGTCTCTTCCGGGGCAAGAAGTGGAATGTTCTTCGCCAGCGAGTGGACTCTTGCTCTTATGATTTGGATCAG CTTTTTCTTGGGACCTTGCTCTTTACAATCCTGCTGTTTCTCCTGCCAACCACAGCCCTGTATTACCTGGTATTTACTCTG CTACGTCTGCTTGTGGTCCTGGTTCAGGGTGTCATCCATTTGATTGTAGATCTGCTGAACACTCTCCCACTTTATGCTATGGTCTTGCGCCTCTGCAGGTCGTACAGGTTGGCAG ctggtgTAAAATTCCGTATGCTGGAACAACAGACTGGGAAGCCCCTTCGACTGCTTATGCAG
- the nhlrc4 gene encoding NHL-repeat-containing protein 4: MDQSLQFSRQKEDLLRTVRSLQVASENTLHRAVPLLSSQPGLGLLHSSQLHQLTQKSSQFCRDLEDVGNLLLFRQDELIHKFVLPKTCGANSICSCPDGSLYVCGYDSPSIYLLNSNGKPTQGLRCWDDDFFLPDCLTMTRAGSVAVTDISKGLVRIYNPNSQPSWVRVGGNFQSPQGIATDSSGRLLVAEYTSGSVLAFHVDRAYRIHKVQQANGLKGPTHICATPDGGFAVSEECGDIKRFTSNLKLACSLSKTYQHTFGNPVGICADPEGNIMVADQQHRNVTLFPSSGSPICVVSKGLSRPTGIACSPLGQLFVIDSADNSVKVYKYRVRPYYNPTSPRRSVENP, from the coding sequence ATGGACCAGTCACTACAATTCTCTCGCCAGAAGGAAGACCTTCTTCGCACAGTGCGCTCCTTGCAGGTGGCATCCGAGAACACTTTACACAGAGCAGTTCCTCTCCTCTCCTCTCAGCCTGGGCTTGGACTCCTTCATTCCTCACAGCTACACCAGCTCACCCAAAAGAGCTCTCAGTTCTGTCGGGACTTGGAAGATGTGGGCAACCTGTTGCTTTTCCGACAGGATGAACTCATCCATAAATTTGTGTTGCCCAAGACTTGTGGTGCTAATTCCATCTGTTCCTGCCCCGATGGCTCTCTCTATGTATGTGGATATGACAGTCCTAGTATCTATTTATTGAACAGCAATGGGAAACCCACTCAGGGCCTGCGTTGTTGGGATGATGATTTTTTTCTTCCAGACTGTCTGACCATGACACGGGCTGGCTCTGTGGCAGTCACTGACATTTCCAAAGGGCTAGTGCGCATTTATAACCCCAACTCCCAGCCATCTTGGGTGAGGGTCGGAGGGAATTTTCAGTCTCCACAGGGTATAGCAACAGATTCCTCTGGACGCCTTTTAGTTGCAGAATACACTTCTGGATCAGTTCTGGCATTTCATGTAGACAGAGCTTATCGTATCCACAAAGTTCAACAAGCCAATGGCTTGAAGGGGCCAACCCATATATGTGCCACTCCAGACGGGGGCTTTGCAGTGAGTGAGGAATGTGGGGATATCAAGCGATTTACAAGCAATCTAAAACTTGCTTGCTCTCTCTCAAAAACTTATCAGCACACATTTGGGAACCCAGTAGGAATATGTGCGGATCCAGAAGGCAATATCATGGTTGCCGACCAACAGCACAGAAATGTCACCCTTTTCCCTTCAAGTGGGTCACCTATCTGTGTGGTATCAAAGGGCCTGAGTAGGCCAACTGGCATAGCTTGCTCACCTCTTGGACAATTATTTGTAATTGATTCTGCTGACAACTCGGTGAAGGTTTATAAGTACCGGGTACGGCCTTATTATAACCCAACCAGCCCCAGGAGATCAGTGGAAAATCCCTAA
- the pigq gene encoding phosphatidylinositol N-acetylglucosaminyltransferase subunit Q (The RefSeq protein has 3 substitutions compared to this genomic sequence), with protein sequence MAVKIFFPTCCSAAESGLLIGRWISEHRSAVVLATLHFPFIPGQVKQYLARLQQSTGLSLSVLGTWSHQKAEKDEKMQSFLDDLSSIFSHRPWLRISREGSSKFWGCSIDRCDNEDQKEVVLVYYDERKLMLSELHSVTENSEIASVFATVAKSRPLFATHKYDEGPIKLTHWQSEGVEASIIVELVKQASVPVCAVLSFLVSLLTSVCNLRVLSGKPLSFLWNKLSTSEQLGKRLEDIRLVSSAERAKDHIQFMRKSNTVVSILLDMALGILLMSWLYRENRISQLADTLMPVADHVAVELQGLLQWLMGAPAGLKMNRALDEVLGRFFLYHIHLWISYIRLMSPFIEVILWYIGLSACLGLSVALSILSDIIALLTFHIYCFYVYGARLYCFKMHGLSSLWRLFRGKKWNVLRQRVDSCSYDLDQLFLGTLLFTILLFLLPTTALYYLVFTLLRLLVVLVQGVIHLIVDLLNTLPLYAMVLRLCRSYRLAAGVKFRMLEQQTGKPLRLLMQINPLPFSGVLKSYMLPSNQCCPKDSWGSLCRKLFIGELIYPWKQKGNKQD encoded by the exons ATGGCTGTTAAGATATTCTTCCCAACCTGTTGCTCAGCTGCAGAGAGTGGGCTTCTTATCGGCCGCTGGATTTCAGAACACCGTTCTGCCGTGGTCCTAGCCACACTGCACTTCCCCTTTATCCCTGGCCAAGTGAAGCAGTACCTGGCACGGCTGCAGCAGAGTACGGGGCTGAGCCTCTCTGTACTGGGAACTTGGAGTCACCAGAAGGCCGAAAAGGATGAGAAAATGCAGTCGTTTTTAGATGACTTGAGCAGCATCTTCAGTCACCGGCCTTGGCTGCGGATATCAAGGGAAGGGTCTAGCAAGTTTTGGGGCTGCAGTATTGATAGATGTGACAACGAGGATCAGAAGGAGGTGGTTTTGGTGTACTACGATGAGAAGAAATTAATGCTGTCGGAGCTGCACTCTGTCACAGAGAACTCGGAAATAGCCTCCGTGTTTGCTACTGTGGCAAAGAGCCGGCCTCTCTTTGCCACACACAAGTATGATGAAGGCCCaataaagctcacccactggcaGTCAGAAGGAGTGGAGGCCAGTATTATTGTGGAGCTGGTCAAGCAAGCGTCCGTTCCTGTGTGCGCAGTCTTGTCATTCCTCGTCTCATTGCTTACCAGCGTATGTAATCTCAG GGTACTTAGTGGAAAACCCCTGTCCTTTCTATGGAACAAGCTGTCAACATCCGAGCAGTTGGGAAAACGCCTGGAGGATATCAGACTGGTTAGCAGCGCAGAGAGAGCCAAGGATCATATACAGTTCATGAG GAAGTCCAACACTGTCGTTTCCATTCTATTAGACATGGCCCTGGGGATTTTACTGATGTCCTGGCTGTACAGAGAGAACCGAATCAGTCAGCTGGCCGACACACTCATGCCCGTTGCTGAT CGTGTTGCTTTGGAGCTGCAGGGGCTGCTGCAGTGGCTTATGGGTGCTCCGGCTGGATTAAAAATGAACCGAGCTCTGGATGAAGTCTTGGGACGCTTCTTTTTGTACCATATCCACCTCTGGATCA GTTACATTCGCCTGATGTCCCCATTTATCGAAGTCATCCTGTGGTACATTGGCTTGTCAGCCTGTCTGGGCTTGTCAGTTGCTCTGTCCATCCTCTCGGATATCATTGCCCTCCTTACATTTCATATATATTGTTTCTATGTTTATGGAGCTCG CCTGTATTGCTTCAAGATGCACGGACTCTCTTCTCTCTGGCGTCTCTTCCGGGGCAAGAAGTGGAATGTTCTTCGCCAGCGAGTGGACTCTTGCTCTTATGATTTGGATCAG CTTTTTCTTGGGACCTTGCTCTTTACAATCCTGCTGTTTCTCCTGCCAACCACAGCCCTGTATTACCTGGTATTTACTCTG CTACGTCTGCTTGTGGTCCTGGTTCAGGGTGTCATCCATTTGATTGTAGATCTGCTGAACACTCTCCCACTTTATGCTATGGTCTTGCGCCTCTGCAGGTCGTACAGGTTGGCAG ctggtgTAAAATTCCGTATGCTGGAACAACAGACTGGGAAGCCCCTTCGACTGCTTATGCAG